From Firmicutes bacterium CAG:345, the proteins below share one genomic window:
- a CDS encoding putative uncharacterized protein (product inferred by homology to UniProt) yields MARDFNAMKMKGTDGKKSKKTWFDYFNIITLFLFALICLYPMIYVLACSFATDSDYIKGNIYFWPHDVTIQNYLTVFKDSRLWKSYGITLARTIIGTVSALLFTAVVGYAMSRTNLRGRSIFYKIFIFTMFFSGGTVPYYLIIVSLKLFNNFLVYIIPSLFSVYNMLVFSNFFRGIPEEIRESAVMDGASEFKIFTSIILPLSMPVVSTVGLWIAVGHWNSFYDTMLYTTDTNLWTLQYYLMKVIKESSGSFIAGMPAEMIGNISAETVSFAAIVISVIPILVVYPLIFKMLTKGVVIGSLKG; encoded by the coding sequence ATGGCACGCGATTTCAATGCGATGAAGATGAAAGGAACGGATGGTAAAAAAAGTAAAAAAACTTGGTTTGATTATTTCAATATAATAACATTATTTCTTTTCGCTCTTATCTGTCTTTATCCGATGATTTATGTTCTTGCTTGTTCGTTTGCGACGGATAGTGACTATATTAAAGGAAACATTTATTTTTGGCCACATGATGTAACAATTCAAAACTATCTCACTGTTTTTAAAGATTCACGTCTTTGGAAAAGCTATGGCATAACTTTGGCGAGAACGATAATTGGAACAGTTTCTGCCTTACTTTTTACCGCAGTAGTTGGTTATGCTATGTCGAGAACAAATCTTCGTGGTAGAAGTATATTTTATAAAATATTTATCTTCACAATGTTTTTTTCCGGAGGAACGGTTCCTTATTATTTAATAATCGTTTCTTTGAAATTGTTCAACAATTTCTTGGTATATATAATTCCTTCATTATTCTCAGTTTATAACATGTTGGTCTTTTCAAATTTCTTTAGAGGAATTCCAGAAGAAATCAGGGAATCTGCTGTTATGGATGGGGCAAGTGAATTTAAAATTTTTACTTCAATAATTCTTCCTCTATCGATGCCAGTTGTCTCGACTGTTGGTCTATGGATAGCAGTAGGACATTGGAACTCATTTTATGACACAATGCTTTATACAACAGATACAAATCTTTGGACTTTACAATATTATTTGATGAAAGTAATCAAAGAGTCTTCCGGTAGTTTCATCGCTGGTATGCCGGCGGAAATGATCGGAAATATCTCAGCGGAAACTGTATCTTTTGCCGCTATTGTCATCTCGGTAATTCCTATCTTGGTAGTTTATCCTTTAATCTTCAAGATGTTGACAAAAGGGGTTGTAATTGGCTCTTTAAAAGGATAG
- a CDS encoding carbohydrate ABC transporter membrane protein 1 CUT1 family (product inferred by homology to UniProt) produces MKKELDSIKFPKRKSKRWKPSEIQLFLMAMLGIIFIFIFAYLPMFGIILAFKDGDGYLSITKAITDAPWCGFDNFINFFTDPDFKNVMLNTIGLNLLQLLINFPAPIIFAIMLSEIRSKKFRKFIQTITYFPYFLSWVVFGGIILVLLDTNGVINTVLKNLHLITESINFGEAQYFWGTIIITSIIKGLGWGAIIYIAAIAGIDPQLYEAARMDGANRWHRIIHITIPSIAPTIVLFFILSLSGILNNGFDHIWTFQNQINLDTSEVLDTFIYKNGIIHQQYSYTTAVGVFKSVIAIILLVVGNKICKKVTGNGVI; encoded by the coding sequence ATGAAGAAAGAATTAGATAGTATTAAGTTTCCAAAAAGAAAAAGCAAAAGATGGAAACCATCGGAAATACAACTATTTTTAATGGCGATGCTTGGAATAATCTTCATTTTCATATTTGCTTACCTTCCGATGTTCGGCATAATATTGGCTTTTAAAGATGGGGATGGATATCTTTCAATCACTAAAGCTATAACTGATGCTCCTTGGTGTGGATTTGATAATTTTATCAATTTTTTCACGGATCCGGATTTCAAAAATGTAATGCTGAATACAATCGGTTTAAATTTATTGCAGCTTTTAATCAATTTTCCAGCTCCTATTATCTTTGCAATAATGCTAAGTGAAATAAGATCGAAGAAATTCCGCAAATTTATTCAGACAATAACATATTTTCCGTATTTCCTTTCCTGGGTAGTTTTCGGAGGTATTATATTAGTTCTTCTCGATACCAATGGAGTAATAAATACAGTTTTGAAAAATCTGCATCTTATTACAGAATCTATTAATTTTGGTGAAGCTCAGTATTTCTGGGGAACTATTATAATTACCTCCATCATTAAAGGTCTAGGATGGGGAGCGATTATCTATATTGCTGCTATCGCAGGAATTGATCCGCAATTATATGAAGCAGCGCGTATGGATGGGGCTAATAGATGGCATCGAATTATCCACATAACCATTCCTTCTATAGCTCCGACCATTGTCTTATTCTTTATACTTTCTCTATCTGGAATTTTGAACAATGGCTTTGATCATATTTGGACATTCCAAAATCAAATAAATCTTGATACATCAGAAGTGTTGGATACCTTCATCTATAAAAATGGTATTATTCATCAACAATATTCCTATACCACTGCAGTAGGTGTTTTTAAATCAGTTATTGCAATTATTCTACTTGTTGTCGGCAATAAAATCTGTAAAAAAGTTACTGGAAATGGGGTGATTTAA
- a CDS encoding transcriptional regulator (product inferred by homology to UniProt) yields MKKRTTIKDIASAAGVSITTVSLIFNNKAGCIPNETIERVKRIAKEQGYQPNVIASSLKTKKTKTIGYVMPSIENAFFAEIAQNVEKIIESYGYNIIICSSNDKFEKDYSSISDLASRMIDFLIYCPSSESLTDGNLLKINELLARINIPYVVVDRQLEGDIKSKVVCDDHQGGMIATQYLIDNGHKCIGCITGPIETSSARNRYLGYVDCLKNNHIAYDEKLVKRGNFDFQTGYEETKKLLDEKITAIFACNDMMAYGAIKAIKEAGKNIPEDISLIGYDDLIYSELLDVPLTTIHQDIKGIAKVIGENIINVLEKGNEEVIFQVIPSSLVERDSVAKRKEA; encoded by the coding sequence ATGAAAAAAAGAACTACGATAAAAGATATAGCCTCAGCAGCTGGTGTCTCGATTACAACAGTTTCTTTGATTTTCAATAATAAAGCAGGATGTATTCCTAATGAAACTATTGAAAGGGTGAAAAGAATAGCCAAAGAACAAGGTTATCAACCTAATGTTATCGCCTCGAGTTTAAAAACCAAGAAAACTAAAACTATCGGTTATGTAATGCCGAGTATCGAGAATGCCTTCTTTGCTGAAATTGCTCAAAATGTTGAAAAAATAATTGAATCATATGGATACAATATTATAATTTGCAGTTCAAATGATAAATTTGAAAAAGATTATAGTTCTATAAGTGATTTAGCTTCAAGAATGATCGATTTTCTTATTTATTGTCCAAGCAGTGAATCTCTTACTGATGGTAATCTTTTGAAAATCAATGAACTTTTAGCAAGAATCAATATTCCTTATGTTGTAGTAGATCGACAACTAGAAGGAGATATAAAAAGTAAAGTTGTATGCGATGACCATCAGGGTGGGATGATTGCTACTCAATATCTTATTGATAATGGTCATAAGTGCATCGGTTGCATTACTGGTCCTATTGAAACATCATCAGCGAGAAATCGTTACCTTGGTTATGTTGATTGTCTAAAAAATAATCATATTGCCTATGATGAAAAACTTGTTAAAAGAGGAAACTTTGATTTCCAAACAGGATATGAAGAAACTAAAAAACTGCTTGATGAAAAAATAACTGCCATCTTTGCTTGTAATGATATGATGGCATACGGAGCTATTAAAGCTATAAAAGAAGCAGGAAAAAATATTCCGGAAGATATTTCATTAATTGGCTATGATGATTTGATTTATTCAGAACTGCTTGATGTTCCATTAACAACAATTCATCAAGATATTAAAGGAATAGCGAAAGTAATTGGTGAGAATATCATCAATGTCTTAGAAAAGGGAAATGAAGAGGTAATTTTCCAAGTTATTCCTTCTAGTTTAGTCGAAAGAGATAGTGTAGCAAAAAGGAAGGAGGCTTAA
- a CDS encoding aBC transporter related protein (product inferred by homology to UniProt) — translation MKFFDKLKKNYELKKDKKQKNKEREKYHKEVLLDEKKNKSNKKIAPNDAYISLLHINKIYDNHVQAVFDFNLDIQKHEFIVFVGPSGCGKSTTLRMIAGLEDITAGDLFIDDKLVNDLEPKDRKVTMVFQNYALYPHMTVYENMSYGLKIAKVNKAEIDRRVHEAAKILDIEEYLQKKPKEMSGGQRQRVALGRAIVRNPKVFLLDEPLSNLDAKLRATMRTEISKLHNRLQTTFIYVTHDQTEAMTMGTRIVVMKKGLIQQIDTPKNLYTYPINKFVAGFIGTPQMNFFEGNIKLIDGEFKLSFSNNTLIIPSTTIEKMDAKYFDGRKITIGIRSEDLYYDDKLVENNPQLSIKVKAQVIEELGAETLVNANVIGTADNIIFKTKNTSTIVADQEVSIYVDPTKLHFFDLENENTLLPRIPKYRHFNLKVEDGAINLFDQKYVLPPYFKNILKENNIYEFKIPTEAIVKGDSYKGIIEKCEQIDDKYLAHIKINNYLIFAILDEEISEGSEFDFDVNSHLIQVREDGEVLINSIPDTNKVLGKLFRIKDEIIYTAKNGKEKKKKVTGFKYKIGDYLIDVDKAIYEKTLAVLVKKFELHDIEYSFSSNVDALTKDQGITIKFSRLLDYGKEKFAQFVIPNENNFDNKFIIKVSDDFNEKEDYKLKLKYEELGARDTHFDINLK, via the coding sequence ATGAAATTTTTTGATAAATTGAAAAAGAATTATGAATTGAAAAAAGATAAGAAACAAAAAAATAAAGAACGAGAAAAATATCATAAAGAGGTTTTGTTAGATGAAAAGAAAAATAAGTCTAATAAAAAAATAGCTCCAAATGATGCATATATTTCTTTGTTACATATTAATAAAATCTATGATAATCATGTTCAAGCAGTTTTTGACTTCAATTTAGATATTCAAAAGCATGAATTTATAGTTTTTGTCGGACCTTCAGGTTGTGGTAAATCTACAACATTAAGAATGATTGCTGGTCTTGAAGATATTACTGCGGGAGATTTATTTATTGATGATAAGCTTGTCAATGATTTAGAGCCTAAAGATCGAAAAGTTACTATGGTTTTCCAAAATTATGCTCTTTATCCTCATATGACAGTCTATGAAAATATGTCGTATGGATTAAAGATTGCGAAAGTTAATAAAGCTGAAATCGATAGAAGAGTTCATGAAGCGGCGAAAATTTTGGATATTGAAGAATATCTTCAAAAAAAACCAAAGGAAATGTCTGGTGGTCAAAGACAAAGAGTAGCTTTAGGAAGAGCGATAGTTAGAAATCCAAAGGTCTTTTTGCTCGATGAACCTTTATCAAATCTTGACGCTAAACTTCGTGCGACTATGAGAACAGAAATTTCTAAACTTCATAATAGACTTCAGACAACTTTTATCTATGTTACACATGACCAAACGGAAGCTATGACTATGGGTACTAGAATTGTTGTTATGAAAAAAGGTCTTATTCAACAGATTGATACACCAAAAAATTTATATACTTATCCTATCAATAAATTTGTTGCAGGTTTTATTGGAACTCCACAGATGAATTTCTTTGAAGGCAATATTAAATTGATCGATGGAGAATTCAAATTGAGTTTTTCTAATAACACTTTGATAATTCCATCTACAACTATTGAAAAAATGGATGCTAAATATTTTGATGGAAGAAAAATAACAATAGGCATTCGCTCTGAAGACCTTTATTATGATGATAAATTAGTTGAAAATAACCCTCAGCTTTCAATAAAAGTCAAAGCTCAAGTTATCGAAGAATTAGGGGCTGAAACTTTGGTTAATGCTAACGTAATTGGAACAGCAGATAATATAATATTTAAAACAAAAAATACTTCAACAATTGTTGCTGATCAAGAAGTTAGTATTTATGTGGATCCTACAAAATTACATTTCTTTGATTTAGAAAATGAAAATACATTGCTTCCGCGCATTCCTAAATATCGGCACTTTAATCTCAAAGTGGAAGATGGAGCAATAAATTTGTTTGATCAAAAATATGTTTTGCCACCATATTTTAAAAATATTTTAAAAGAGAATAATATATATGAATTTAAAATTCCAACAGAAGCTATTGTTAAAGGCGATAGTTACAAAGGAATTATAGAAAAATGTGAACAGATAGATGATAAGTATTTAGCTCATATCAAAATTAATAATTACCTTATCTTTGCAATATTGGATGAAGAGATTTCAGAAGGAAGTGAATTTGATTTCGATGTAAATTCTCATTTAATTCAAGTAAGGGAAGATGGTGAAGTTTTGATAAATTCTATTCCTGATACCAATAAAGTTTTAGGAAAACTATTTAGAATTAAAGATGAAATAATCTATACTGCTAAAAACGGTAAAGAAAAGAAGAAAAAGGTCACTGGATTTAAATATAAAATTGGCGATTATCTTATCGATGTCGATAAAGCCATTTATGAAAAGACTCTTGCGGTATTAGTAAAAAAATTTGAACTTCATGATATTGAATATAGTTTTTCATCCAATGTCGATGCTTTGACAAAAGATCAAGGAATTACAATTAAATTTTCAAGGCTTTTAGATTATGGAAAAGAAAAATTTGCTCAATTTGTAATTCCTAATGAAAATAATTTCGATAATAAATTCATAATCAAAGTTTCGGATGATTTCAATGAAAAAGAAGATTATAAATTGAAGTTGAAATATGAAGAATTAGGTGCTCGTGATACTCATTTTGATATCAATTTAAAGTAG
- a CDS encoding pfkB domain protein (product inferred by homology to UniProt), which produces MILVIGEILIDMVGNIASNSLQLEGKLGGAPFNVASNLADLDVDTTFYGVVGKDVIGDFLLDQLQEHKECLNLFVKQKEDRMTTIAFFLKDKGNFQFLRKIGADYCFNKEELISFPNKETKYVHFGSLFLSNKEARETIFEVIKEYKKQGKVISFDVNFRSDIFEKDEDYISYYLKMIEFVDILKVTKDELEMLTNIKDLSEALKKFNNKKIVFVTDGENGSYCYYKNKLYFKKASKVIPVDTIGCGDSFMAGVLSYLYNLNLDNILEEDIEKILSRGNECGKRTCLVKGAIHGYKSLKDLED; this is translated from the coding sequence ATGATATTAGTAATTGGTGAAATCTTAATTGATATGGTTGGTAATATAGCATCGAATTCTCTTCAATTAGAAGGCAAATTAGGTGGTGCACCTTTTAATGTTGCTAGTAATTTAGCAGATTTAGATGTCGATACTACTTTTTATGGAGTGGTAGGAAAAGATGTTATCGGTGATTTTTTGCTAGACCAATTACAAGAACATAAAGAATGCTTAAATCTTTTTGTAAAACAAAAAGAAGATAGAATGACAACGATTGCTTTCTTCTTAAAAGACAAAGGCAATTTTCAATTTTTAAGAAAGATTGGAGCTGATTATTGTTTCAATAAAGAAGAGCTGATTTCCTTTCCTAATAAGGAGACAAAATATGTTCATTTTGGCTCCTTATTTTTATCAAACAAGGAAGCAAGAGAAACTATCTTTGAAGTTATAAAAGAATATAAAAAACAAGGAAAAGTAATTTCTTTTGATGTTAATTTCCGTTCAGATATCTTTGAAAAAGATGAAGATTATATTTCTTATTATTTAAAGATGATTGAATTTGTCGACATTTTAAAAGTTACTAAAGATGAATTGGAGATGCTAACAAATATTAAAGATTTATCGGAAGCCTTAAAGAAATTTAATAATAAGAAAATAGTTTTTGTTACTGATGGTGAAAATGGTTCTTATTGCTATTATAAAAATAAATTATATTTTAAAAAAGCCAGTAAAGTAATACCTGTTGATACTATAGGCTGTGGTGATTCTTTTATGGCTGGTGTCTTGTCTTATTTATACAATTTGAATTTAGATAATATTTTAGAAGAAGATATCGAAAAGATATTATCTAGAGGAAATGAATGCGGTAAAAGGACTTGTTTAGTAAAAGGTGCTATTCATGGATATAAAAGTCTAAAAGATTTGGAGGATTAA
- a CDS encoding sucrose-6-phosphate hydrolase (product inferred by homology to UniProt) translates to MKDLKHANEFLRNKKTNKNEFRPSYHLSPNFGWCNDPHGINFFHGIYHIFFQYNPYDTKAENVFWGHVTSEDLIHFSKTSCAIAPDMPYDNSGCWSGSSIVIDDTLYLVYTGFALHEDGKYYQTINIAYSKDGVNFDKYDLNPIIDTKDIPSCASIYDFRDPCIFKKNGKLYIIVGSKSKDEKEAMLVLYEGEDIFHFHFLKKLVSSDKFGTMFECPNLVSFEDNNYIIMSPQNIKEKDGNFANVSSCVYFKLKGDFIHEEQTIEKVKEIDHGLEYYAPTVYDDEKILVNWVQMWGRRYYLDEIHNDFINTFSLFKKIKEKNGVLSFTPLSLENYVTEKKIEKIKLNGESQTYHNCHVHYQVKFEKDEELCLTLEFFDSKRDKVNFVIDCKNNIYQLDRSNVSIPLNGVEDSYAKDGKRYLKKEIPSNCVIDIYIDNAYVEIYFDNFEEGFSFINFSKEDGFSLKSNKLVEISLLSENIEVK, encoded by the coding sequence ATGAAAGATTTAAAACATGCAAATGAATTTTTAAGAAACAAAAAAACAAATAAAAATGAGTTTCGTCCAAGTTATCATTTATCTCCAAATTTTGGATGGTGTAATGATCCGCATGGCATCAATTTCTTTCATGGGATTTATCATATATTTTTCCAATATAATCCCTATGATACTAAAGCGGAAAATGTCTTTTGGGGACATGTTACCAGCGAAGATTTAATTCATTTTTCAAAGACCAGCTGTGCTATTGCTCCAGATATGCCTTATGATAACTCTGGATGTTGGTCTGGCTCATCTATTGTTATAGATGATACTTTATATCTTGTTTATACAGGATTTGCTCTTCATGAAGATGGAAAATATTATCAAACTATAAATATTGCCTATAGCAAAGATGGTGTTAATTTTGATAAATATGATCTTAACCCGATTATCGATACAAAAGATATTCCTTCTTGCGCTTCAATTTATGATTTTAGAGATCCATGCATCTTTAAAAAGAATGGAAAACTATATATTATAGTTGGAAGTAAATCTAAAGATGAAAAAGAAGCGATGTTAGTCCTTTATGAAGGAGAAGATATCTTCCACTTCCATTTCTTGAAAAAGCTTGTTTCATCAGATAAGTTTGGAACGATGTTTGAATGCCCTAATTTAGTTTCTTTTGAAGACAATAATTATATTATTATGTCTCCACAAAATATCAAAGAAAAAGATGGTAATTTTGCTAATGTTTCTTCTTGCGTTTATTTTAAATTAAAAGGAGATTTCATTCATGAAGAACAAACTATTGAAAAAGTAAAAGAAATAGATCATGGCTTAGAATATTATGCTCCTACAGTTTATGATGATGAAAAGATTTTGGTTAACTGGGTTCAAATGTGGGGAAGAAGATATTATTTAGATGAAATCCATAATGATTTTATAAATACTTTCTCTCTATTCAAGAAAATTAAAGAAAAAAATGGTGTTTTATCTTTTACTCCTCTTTCTTTGGAAAACTATGTTACAGAAAAAAAGATAGAAAAGATAAAATTAAATGGTGAATCTCAAACTTATCATAATTGTCATGTTCATTATCAAGTAAAATTTGAAAAAGATGAAGAATTATGTTTAACCTTAGAATTCTTCGATTCAAAACGCGATAAAGTTAATTTTGTCATAGACTGTAAAAACAATATTTATCAACTTGATAGATCAAATGTTTCAATTCCATTAAATGGTGTTGAAGATAGTTATGCTAAAGATGGGAAAAGATATTTAAAGAAAGAAATTCCATCTAATTGTGTTATTGACATTTATATTGATAATGCTTATGTAGAAATTTATTTTGATAATTTTGAAGAAGGATTCTCTTTTATTAATTTTTCTAAAGAAGATGGATTTAGTTTAAAGAGCAATAAATTGGTTGAAATCTCTTTATTATCAGAAAATATTGAGGTTAAATAA
- a CDS encoding putative uncharacterized protein (product inferred by homology to UniProt) produces MKKLKILFPLLAVMALCSCSNNTSSSSLSPSSSSSANSSNTSTSSVLNGYFEREDEEGNLYKGNFVNGEYDGYGVMEYITGTIYEGTWSEGKWEGSCKITWDSGCVYIGEAHDGAMHGIGYMIWPMGDYYYGDWRNGSPNGAGTKYYMVDSTAEDVQHQYNIYTGDMKNNLKVGKGVMRYSFGAMYDGDWENDVRQGYGTVYWEPGTEFLKFEGEFKNDWIDGQGTMYYSDGRIVKGTFKGVELVSGNYFEESLKAFVNREAKTDLSSSTLMLGASYFSFWTTVKEDIGGDINPINFGLGGSTAKFWSTNIDTLDGLTSSPLRVFIRMGGNDFADSSATVEETTGYVKNVIDSVMTKFSTADVCYIPLVTCPSKMNDGRNEKQQALNKAIKEYVAEKASDKLKYFETEDFVYLPKGETSAYYDANKDLYLNESLYRDDNLHLNREGYRLLGQAISACL; encoded by the coding sequence ATGAAAAAATTAAAAATATTATTTCCATTATTAGCTGTAATGGCTCTCTGCTCTTGCAGTAATAATACCTCTTCCTCTTCTTTATCTCCTTCTAGTTCTTCTTCTGCCAATTCTTCTAATACCAGCACTTCTTCTGTTTTAAATGGCTATTTTGAAAGAGAAGATGAAGAAGGTAATCTTTATAAAGGTAACTTTGTAAATGGCGAATATGATGGATATGGCGTTATGGAATATATTACAGGTACAATTTACGAAGGAACTTGGTCTGAAGGCAAATGGGAAGGTAGCTGTAAAATTACTTGGGATTCTGGTTGTGTATATATCGGCGAAGCTCATGATGGTGCAATGCATGGCATAGGTTATATGATCTGGCCGATGGGTGATTATTATTATGGCGATTGGAGAAATGGCAGCCCTAATGGAGCTGGAACTAAATATTACATGGTAGACTCTACAGCGGAAGATGTTCAACATCAATATAATATCTATACTGGTGACATGAAAAACAATTTAAAAGTTGGTAAAGGTGTCATGAGATATTCATTCGGTGCAATGTACGATGGTGATTGGGAAAATGATGTCCGTCAAGGTTATGGTACTGTTTATTGGGAACCAGGAACTGAATTTTTGAAATTTGAAGGTGAATTTAAAAATGACTGGATCGATGGACAAGGAACAATGTATTACTCTGATGGTCGTATTGTTAAAGGAACATTTAAAGGTGTTGAATTAGTATCTGGTAATTATTTTGAAGAATCTTTGAAAGCTTTTGTTAATAGAGAAGCTAAAACTGATTTAAGTTCATCAACATTGATGTTGGGCGCTTCATATTTTTCTTTTTGGACCACTGTTAAAGAAGATATTGGTGGAGATATAAATCCAATAAATTTTGGTCTTGGTGGTTCTACCGCTAAATTCTGGAGTACTAATATTGATACACTTGATGGATTAACTTCTTCTCCTTTAAGAGTATTTATCCGCATGGGTGGAAATGATTTTGCTGATTCAAGCGCCACTGTTGAAGAAACTACAGGATATGTAAAAAATGTTATTGATTCAGTAATGACAAAATTTTCAACTGCTGATGTTTGTTATATTCCTTTAGTTACTTGTCCAAGTAAGATGAATGATGGAAGAAATGAAAAACAACAAGCTCTTAACAAAGCTATAAAGGAATATGTAGCAGAAAAAGCTTCTGATAAGTTAAAATATTTTGAGACAGAAGATTTTGTATATCTTCCTAAAGGTGAAACCAGTGCTTATTATGATGCTAATAAAGACTTATACTTGAATGAAAGTCTTTATCGCGATGATAACCTTCACCTCAATAGAGAAGGATATAGATTATTAGGACAAGCGATTAGCGCTTGCTTATAA
- a CDS encoding lipolytic protein G-D-S-L family (product inferred by homology to UniProt) has translation MKKILKTLFLLSAISLPLSSCNENPSSTSSASSNISSTSSSSSEEQLKKVTNYSLPGGAIYDGTINKDNKLTGKGKIKFSNRDTLEGEFKEDQLDGEGTYTIYESGDVFKGTGTLNESFSFSFDYGTYSYSSNKRTYTGHFKNNLFEDEKAEFNFGTGTTYEGPFVAGSNIGQIGTMYYSPSKMKGEGVWWIKGEMIALGKIKGDTIVKGFIRFGDRSTYEGDIYFDGNNGYYRCGEGVQDFHECNYTADIVGGPKDEYLYKYVGKFDYRISQWIYGNGVMYFSDVNQVPTSYIPGFFTSLKLLKDYDGNEDEIALLDGYSIDMKTTYHPQQNRVDDYVNKYGTKEAKIVFAGDSYLDMWQASYNITSYEEDMKDYDSINVGIGGTIWEEWNYMKDSLIIPYCKDQVVLHLGFNDLHMGASVEEAYSAMRKLVTDIQKVKPNIRFYILSVEPSPAFSSYLQVEKQLNKKYQEFCESDEHLTFVNTASLFMNGETPISDLANYFINDNVHLNKKGYDKWVNMIKETIGL, from the coding sequence ATGAAAAAAATATTGAAGACATTATTTTTATTAAGCGCTATTTCTTTGCCTTTATCTTCTTGTAATGAAAATCCTTCTTCTACTTCTTCTGCTTCTTCTAATATTTCTTCCACTTCTAGTTCAAGTTCAGAAGAACAATTGAAAAAAGTTACAAATTATAGTCTTCCTGGTGGTGCTATCTATGATGGCACCATCAATAAAGACAATAAACTCACTGGAAAAGGAAAGATAAAATTCTCTAATAGAGATACTTTAGAAGGAGAATTTAAAGAAGACCAACTTGATGGGGAAGGAACATATACCATTTATGAATCTGGCGATGTTTTTAAAGGAACAGGTACATTGAATGAGAGTTTTTCTTTCTCCTTTGATTATGGTACATATTCTTATTCAAGTAATAAAAGAACTTATACTGGACATTTTAAAAACAATCTTTTTGAAGATGAAAAAGCTGAGTTTAATTTTGGCACAGGCACAACCTATGAAGGCCCATTTGTTGCTGGAAGCAATATTGGACAAATAGGAACCATGTATTACTCTCCATCCAAAATGAAAGGTGAGGGTGTTTGGTGGATCAAAGGAGAGATGATTGCTTTAGGAAAAATCAAGGGCGATACAATAGTCAAAGGCTTTATTCGCTTCGGTGATCGTTCAACTTATGAAGGCGATATCTATTTTGATGGAAATAATGGATATTATCGTTGCGGTGAAGGCGTTCAAGATTTCCATGAATGCAATTATACTGCTGATATTGTCGGTGGACCAAAAGACGAATATCTTTATAAATATGTTGGAAAATTTGATTATCGTATTTCCCAATGGATTTATGGCAATGGTGTAATGTATTTTTCTGATGTTAATCAAGTGCCAACAAGTTATATTCCAGGTTTTTTCACTTCTTTGAAACTACTTAAAGATTATGATGGAAATGAAGACGAGATTGCTCTTCTTGATGGATATTCTATAGATATGAAAACAACATACCATCCACAACAAAATAGAGTAGATGATTATGTTAATAAATATGGAACTAAGGAAGCAAAAATAGTTTTCGCTGGCGATAGTTATCTTGATATGTGGCAAGCTTCCTATAATATTACAAGTTATGAAGAAGATATGAAAGATTATGACTCTATCAATGTTGGCATCGGTGGAACAATATGGGAAGAATGGAACTATATGAAAGATAGTTTGATTATTCCTTATTGCAAGGATCAAGTTGTTCTTCATTTAGGATTTAATGATCTCCATATGGGAGCATCGGTAGAAGAAGCATATTCAGCAATGAGAAAATTAGTTACAGATATTCAAAAAGTTAAACCTAATATCAGATTCTATATTTTATCGGTTGAACCTTCTCCGGCTTTCTCTTCTTATTTGCAAGTTGAAAAACAATTGAATAAAAAATATCAAGAGTTTTGTGAAAGCGATGAACATTTAACTTTTGTTAATACAGCTTCACTTTTCATGAATGGTGAAACTCCGATTTCAGATTTAGCAAATTATTTTATCAATGATAATGTTCACCTCAATAAAAAAGGTTATGACAAATGGGTGAATATGATTAAAGAAACTATAGGTTTATAG